In Mesoplodon densirostris isolate mMesDen1 chromosome 2, mMesDen1 primary haplotype, whole genome shotgun sequence, the DNA window AGTGATTTGGAAAGAAATTTTTTGTCAGGTCATTAAAGTTGTGAATTTTGAGATATTGTTTGAATATATTCTAACAAGCATTTAGATTGGCTTCTTTGTTAATAGCTTCTTAATAGGTTTGGTATGGACAGAATTTATGAAGGCCAAGTCGAGGTGACTGGAGATGAATACAATGTTGAAAGCATTGATGGTCAACCTGGTGCCTTCACCTGTTACTTGGATGCAGGGCTTGCCAGGACTACTACTGGGAATAAAGTTTTTGGGGCCCTGAAGGGAGCTGTCGATGGAGGCTTGTCTATCCCTCACAGGTAATAATAGTATTCAAGGCCTCGTTGCCTGGACTCCAGTACTGCACTGTTTCTAACTGGTTGGGCTGTGGAGATAACTGAACCAATTAGAGTAATAGTAGCTATCATCGTGTACCTGCCATGTGCTGGGTACTGTGCAAAGGGAACCTGGCAGGGTGGGAAGGAACTGTAACATGGTTTATAAATGAAGAGACTGGGGTTCAGGGGTAAAATGATTTGTCCAAGGTTTTAGAGTCAGTAAACGGAAGAGCCAGTGTTGAAACCACTACCTTTTGTGTGTAGCTAAGTTTGGGTTAGAAATGAGCAACTTGATTCCACCAGTACtccccctattttttttttgtttgtttaattcagAATGAAAATTTGTTTACTGAGTTATGGGGAAATATGGACTCTAGGGTGGGAAAAAGTTTGagaaaaagacataaatttttaaactttcaacTGGAAATAAGAGTGTATGTATGCTGTTCTTAGGAGCTAATAATTCGGTTGTTTCAATTCGGTTGTTCCCTTGGTTTGAGTTAATGATTGTTATTGTTGAGTAGATACATCTTAAGGTGATTTATTAGCTTAGGAATATTTTAGTGATTGGTGATTTAACAACCAAAAACTTGCTTTTTCTGGCTTGCCtttttgggtggggggtggggtaagcgataaaatgtaacctaactGGAACGAACTTTTATAATGTAGGGTGGGGTTTTTTGGCCGGGGTGGTCTTGGCAATTCTCATTCAAGGCACCTGTTAAATGTGATCTGGAACAAATCACTTATTACCATGTACCCTGAGGCACCACTGAGAAACTGTAGGATTTAGGGAGAGAAATTTGGAAACCTTTTGCTATGAAATAAGGAGAACTAACTTTTTAGTGGCCttggttcatttaatgttatttaaagGTGCTTGTGGCATGATTTTCTATCCTGGAATTCAAAAATTAGCTGCTGAATGATGATATCCCACTAACTGAGCAGTCAGTAGTTGGTCCTTTGGTTGCATATGATGCAATTAATTGTTTCAAGACGGGACTGATGGCAGCTACTGAACTGAATTCCTTCTAGTGAACTGATTTCAACCAATATATACTAAAACATGGAAAACTTTATTTCAGTACCAAACGGTTCCCTGGTTATGATTCAGAAAGCAAAGAATTCAATGCTGAGGTACACCGAAAGCACATCATGGGGCAGAATGTTGCAGATTATATGCGTTACCTGATTGAAGAAGATGAAGATGCTTACAAAAAACAATTCTCTCAATACATAAAGAACAACGTAACTCCAGACATGGtaaaaatttaactaaaaataCCTGTATTGGTAAATTTATACAACCAGGTTTCCTACCTGTTTTGAGTGGGTATGTTAATACAGTTTTATTTCAGGTTAACAGTTAAAAGTTGAATATGGGCATGTTAAAATGAAATTGGGATGTTGGACCTAGGGTAGGTTAAAAGTCAGACAGGATACTGTTATGAGGAGCCGGACTTGTCAACGTGCTTTTAGGAATCTTGTAGATGCTGAAGGATGGCAGGCTTCAGGCATCCAAATCTAAAGCCTTTGGTGGCTTTTATGCATTTGGCTGTTCTGTATTTATAAATTTCATTCATGTGGTCATAATCCAATACAAGGTGCTAGTTACCAAACTTCACTCATTTTGAGGTCATGGGGGAAAAAGGTTCTTTCTTCATCTTAGCAGATAAGTGCTATGTTCTGGACTTTCTGAATGTCTCAGGCATGCACACAAAAAGGGAGATGTACAGATTCTATCACTAGTTCTGTGTGATGTTGCAAAAGTGAAGGGACCTGTGTTTTCAAAAGTCAGTTTAATGTTGCAAAGTTTATCACCCCTAAAGTTGAGTCTCAGGGCTCTCTCTGTTAATACATTGAGGTAATTGATGATGACAGTGCCAGTTTCAATAGTGAAGGCATAGAACACAAAAATGACAGATTATTACAAACCTATTACAAATATAGAAttatatgtaaattgatacatgtcaagtaattgtttttattaggttcttttctattgctgcatagtTTGTATTTGGCATACCTatgtctgaaaattatttttaaaatagagttaTAATTGAGGGAAAGATCActttctgtttttacattttcctttgctAATGAGCTTTGTACAAATGCATGTAgtaattgcatttaaaaaattaatttatttttggctgcgttgggtcttcgtagctgcacacgggctttctctagttgcagagagcgggggctactcttccttgtggtgtgcatgcttctcactgtggtggcttctcgttgcggagcacgggctctaggtgtgtgggcttcagtagttgtggctgttgggctctagagcacaggctccttagttggggcacacaggcttagttgctctgcgggatgtgggatcttcccagaccagggcttgaacccgtgtcccctgcattggcaggcggattctagaccactgagccaccagggaagcccagtaattgcATTTTCCTCATATGGAATGAGTAGTTTTAGAGTCCTGGATTACCTTGACTCATTCTTCAGGAAGGCTGTAATTGTTACTGAATTTCACACATTTTACAGTTGCTCTTCATGCCTTGATCTTCCATGTGATCAATAGTCATTTGCGGGGGGTGGGTATTGAAACACTTCAGAGAGTTGCAGCATTGTTTTTTGTTGAATTTTAGAACAAAATTCTCATTAATGTTTCTAATTGGATAGCGGTTTTCTAGGGAAATTTCAGGCCTCTTTCTGAATCCACAGAGGCCTGATACTGCTGCCAGATACTGGTGATTTGTGGTAGTAGATCAAGAGGTTCCTGGTATGGGATCCTGGGAATAACTTTTGAAAAGACCTATCAGAAATCAATGGAAAATAGAAATATGGGGAACGTGGGAGGACAGAGATGTATTTGGCAGTTGCTTATTAGTCCATATATTTTTCATCTTAACATCTTAAATACTGGCATGTATCCAAACTTGAATGAAAGAATTTAGGTCACATGGTTTTAAATGAGCATAAAATGTGTTTCTGCAGAAAACAGTTTGCTTTAAACTTGAGTGACTCATGAAGTATAGCTGAATTATTCAGAAATACATGCAAATTTTTCTTGAGGAAGATTATGTTTTGTGAATAGTGTCAATTCATGTTGCTTACGGTAAAAACTAGGACTTTCTTAGGAAAAGATGGGTTACAAAAAGATACCAATATTGACCTAGTTTAGCTCCTTTTGAGAATCTGGCTTAGAAGGACAAAATAGAGCAAGCAGTAGAATAGTGTGTTTTATTACTGTTTAGGGCATATGAAATGAAACCAAGTactgtttgctttgctttgtttcagATGGAGGAGATGTATAAGAAAGCTCATGCTGCAATACGAGAGAATCCAGTGTATGAGAAGAAGCCTAAGAAAGAAGTTAAAAAGAAGAGGTATGTGTTTTACTGTTTTTTGAAGAGAAAGAGGTTGGGAGGGCTTCCTGCCTTGTTTCATCTCGCTCAGACTCTGAGTGAAGTTGTGCAAACTCGATCACTAGCTCTGCATGATGTTGCAGAGGTGAGGGGAACCAGGTTTGCTAAAGTAATCGTGGTGATAGAAATGTATTAGCCTTGGATGCTACCGAGGTGGCCCATTCTGTCCCAGTACAAGTGTATCTTTTTCAAACTTAAATATTCTCTATTCTCTTTAGCtatggttttaaaaatttatgtccctttctcttctttttacctTGTTCTATAGGTGGAACCGTCCCAAAATGTCACTTGCCCAGAAGAAAGATCGGGTAGCTCAGAAGAAGGCAAGCTTCCTTAGAGCTCAGGAACGGGCTGCTGAGAGTTAATAAACCAAACCACAATTTCTATGAAGATTTTTCAGATAAAGACAGTAATAAACTTATTGAACATGTAGCTGTTTCTGTGTTAAGCTCTTGTTAATGAAACTGTGGGAAGTACCTGAAATTGACAGTCTTTTCCTTCCAGAAACCAAGTGTAGCTTTTTCCAGAAAATCTTAAATATTGCCTCAAAGTTCATACCTTGGGCATCTGTTCTTCCTGACAGGAGTTATCCCTTGAATTGTATGATGTGCAGCTGTCCTTAAAAAGTCTGGCAAGCAACAGTCAAACCTTCCCCTAGAAATAtttcttccattcatttattgTAACCACATAATGAGTTGGAAGAAAAAGTACCTTCAAAGTTTACAATTTTAAAGTAAGTGAAACTGATGCTACTCCATGGCCTTAGTTCTTGAGAGATAGCTGTCCAATGAAGGTCATATAATTTTAACACATTTATCCAGGTGAAACCTTTGAGCAGAAAATACTGGTTCTTTAATTATAAGAAGAGGTGTTTCATTTTATGGAGTTGAAAGGCCAGATCTGAATAAACACAAAAGAGGAGCAAATACTAACCCTTGTATATCAAGTTTACATGAGAAAAAGTGTTAGATGGATATATTTACATGCCTCTTGAGAAACAGTCCTTTGGCCAATAGGGAATACTGtttgaaaatggaaaattcttaATAGGAAgtttatgtccttttttttttttttttgcggtatgagggcctctcactgctgtggcctctgccattgcggagcacaggctccggacgtgcaggctcagtggccatggctcacgggcctagccgctctgcggcatgtgggatcctcccagaccggggcacgaacccgcgtcccctgcatccgcaggcagactcaaccactgtgccaccagggaagccctaatgtccTGCTCTTAATGTCCCACTTTCCCGTAGCTCAGATTCAAGATATGTATATCTATCTGCGTTAGGTCTGTGGCCTAAAGATAAGAGTTTTGAAGACCAGTTGGCTGGCTGATACTAAGATACAGACCCTTTAAATCTAGGATGATGAACTCATCCATATTCAGCCTCTAAAATTGGCAATTATATATTGCCAAGTAGAATGCTTCCTGATGGGTTTTTGGTGGGTAAGAGCCACTCAGAACTTTCTGAAGCCACATAAAATGTGATGTCTAAATGAGTTAAGTGTATTTATAAGAAACCATGCTATTAACCCAACATCTGTTTATAAAGGAGTAATTTTAATTTACCTGCTTTGCAGTCTTAATTTCTGTTAATGTGCAAACTTTACCATGCTGAGACATtagtaaatttataaattttcttttttaaacagcagcTTAAATGCAAACACAATTTCCAGCACTGATATTTTGGCTAACAAATCTACAAAATACTCTGACCGTTGATGTTTATGGAATGAGGCTTTTCACAGCATTATTTTAAGTCATTAGTCAAAATAGTTACACAGTGAATGTACTAGGAAATGTACCAGCGTTTCTAAAAGGGCAGGAACTAATACTTCTGGACCTTTTGATCCTATACCTCCTGCCATTACTTCAGCAATCAACATGTATTTTAAGATGATGGCTTCCTTAGGATCAGGGGAAAGGAGTTTTGTGATAACTGGCAAGGATTTGAATCAAGCCATTTAGAAAAAAtgttcaagatttttcttttgaagtgCTAAGTTTCTTAAAATGGTCACAATGTCCAAATGAACTAAGAGTCGTTTGTGTAGGAAATTTTCTTCCACAGTAATGTTTTTAGGTTATTTAGTATCAAAGAATGTTCCATTTCCATTTGATTTGCTGTGACTTTGAGAGCAATACAGGAATACAGCTGCTTTTCTAATTCTTCACGAATCTCAACTGGAGCACCACGCAATAGGTAGTCTTTGAGTAACTGGCAGGCTTTTGCCAAGTTTGGTTGTATCACTTCTGAGGTACACTTCATTGTACTCTGATCACAGCTAGTTCGACAATCCGTGCCATAGACACAGTCCAAATCAGACTCACAGTGACGATCCTTTATAAGTTCTTTCAGGTTTGTCTCTGGCACAATTTTTCTCATGTCCACCATTTTCAAATCATACTTATCATTATATCCTAGGTTTTTGGCACTAGTATCGCACATGAGGAAGTTTCCATAGGGGCCATGGAAAACATCTTCCACAAATTCTAGAAGTCCTATGGCTATTTTAGCCTTTCTAGGCCATGATGGTGTGAACAACTGATCCATGCTTCTTCTGAACCCAGATGGAATAAAAAGTTCAATGACCCATGGAAGGCTTATTCCATAAAGAGAGGTATATTCAACACTTTCCATCACATAGAGATCACCACAGAATCCCATTAATTTGGGGGTATGTTCTTTATCTTGAAGTATTACCATGAGAAGAAATTCATTTAATTGAAGAAGTGCCCATGCTGACTTTGCTTCTCCCAAGGAAACCTGGCCATCTTTGTCTCCATCAGCCACTGTCAAGATGAGATTAACCAGTTCAGAGAGGTTGCCTTGGTCACCCAACTTTGCCTGTAAAGATAAGAATTTGGCTAATTATACAGAAGCAATGAAAAACAAGAATCTCATATGTAACGTACTAACTTCCTTTACAGGGATAATTACCATGCTAAGTAATAACCTTGCTACTGAATACCCATAGGAGACTTAATACCTTTccaaatatttataatgtttgCTAAGTGAGTCAGAACTATGTTTTATGTACTTGAGGTGAAACCCACTTTGCTAAGTATATTTGTTAAGAAATAGCCACCTTAATGCCCATAGCCTCCTTAGACCTTGTAGATAAATACAGTTAACCAAGCCATTAATTAATCTTTGTCTTATTCATACACTTATTTGCGAAATTGCAGTGTAATTTGCCTATATCCAAAGTTAAAGGGTCAACTACaaattattttctcctattttgtaATTGTtactatattaattattttattcaaggTGTTACAATAATGAATGCTACAAGTATTTCCCTGTGGAGACTCTCTGGCATAAAACAGTCTAAAAGTGTAAACtgttcaaagaaaagaaagattttgagttaaaatataagagcaataaaaatgagaaaagggcttccctggtggcgcagtggttaagagtccgcctgccaatgcaggggacacgggttcatgcccctgtctgggaagatcccacatgccgcggagcggctgggcccgtgagccgtggccgctgagcctgcgcgtccggagcctctgctccgcaacgggagaggccacaacagtgagaggcccgcgtaccggaaaaaaaaaaaaaatttgcaatcaGTCTACtaattttatttcacctttttaaagtgtatcAGTTTTAATGTCAAGCTATAG includes these proteins:
- the DIPK1A gene encoding divergent protein kinase domain 1A, whose product is MARSLCPGAWLRKPCYLQARFSYVRMKYLFFSWLVVFVGSWIIYVQYSTYTELCRGKDCKKIICDKYKTGVIDGPACNSLCVTETLYFGKCLSTKPNNQMYLGIWDNLPGVVKCQMEQALHLDFGTELEPRKEIVLFDKPTRGTTVQKFKEMVYSLFKAKLGDQGNLSELVNLILTVADGDKDGQVSLGEAKSAWALLQLNEFLLMVILQDKEHTPKLMGFCGDLYVMESVEYTSLYGISLPWVIELFIPSGFRRSMDQLFTPSWPRKAKIAIGLLEFVEDVFHGPYGNFLMCDTSAKNLGYNDKYDLKMVDMRKIVPETNLKELIKDRHCESDLDCVYGTDCRTSCDQSTMKCTSEVIQPNLAKACQLLKDYLLRGAPVEIREELEKQLYSCIALKVTANQMEMEHSLILNNLKTLLWKKISYTNDS
- the RPL5 gene encoding large ribosomal subunit protein uL18, producing the protein MGFVKVVKNKAYFKRYQVKFRRRREGKTDYYARKRLVIQDKNKYNTPKYRMIVRVTNRDIICQIAYARIEGDMIVCAAYAHELPKYGVKVGLTNYAAAYCTGLLLARRLLNRFGMDRIYEGQVEVTGDEYNVESIDGQPGAFTCYLDAGLARTTTGNKVFGALKGAVDGGLSIPHSTKRFPGYDSESKEFNAEVHRKHIMGQNVADYMRYLIEEDEDAYKKQFSQYIKNNVTPDMMEEMYKKAHAAIRENPVYEKKPKKEVKKKRYVEPSQNVTCPEERSGSSEEGKLP